In Synechococcus sp. PCC 6312, one genomic interval encodes:
- a CDS encoding M3 family metallopeptidase, giving the protein MTTETAIKNPLLIGDGLPPFAEIEPSLVEPALKQLLVELNQELTDLETTVIPTWEKLVEPVERLGERLAWTWGIVNHLMGVKNSPELRAAHETMQPEVIEFYNRLGQSQPLYQAYKALRDSREWSTLEPAQKRIITAAIRSAEHSGVGLAGEAKERFNQIQLQLAELGTQFSNHVLDATKAFRLKLTQPEEVAGLPPSLLSLAAQTARADGEEAATPDTGPWHISLDFPSFGPFLQHSQRRDLREQVYRAFISRAASGEWDNSEIIEKILKLRQEEAQLLGFKTYAELSLDGKMAPSVAAVESLLEELRQVSFPAAVKEMEELQAFASEQGQNEPLQHWDIGYWAERQREAKFAFNDEELRPYFSLPRVLDGLFGLASRLFGVTITEIKSGIPVWHPDVQYFQIKNETGAEIAGFYLDAYSRPAEKRGGAWMDDCLGRAKVRVGTDFKTRLPVAYLICNQTPPIDGKPSLMTFGEVETLFHEFGHGLQHMLTQVDYPSAAGINNVEWDAVELPSQFMENWCYDQATLFGMARHYETGEILPEHYYQKLLAARTYRSGSGMLRQLYFSLVDLELHHRYQPSSSEKANDIRDRIAKLTTVLPPLPEDAFLCSFGHIFAGGYAAGYYSYKWAEVLSADAFAAFEEVGLENEAEIQKTGRRFRDTVLALGGSHPPMEVFKSFRGREPETTPLLRHSGLVSSSH; this is encoded by the coding sequence ATGACAACCGAGACAGCGATCAAAAATCCTCTCCTGATTGGGGATGGTCTGCCCCCGTTTGCGGAAATTGAACCGAGCCTAGTTGAACCCGCCCTCAAACAACTCCTGGTTGAACTGAATCAGGAACTGACCGACTTAGAAACAACCGTCATCCCGACTTGGGAAAAATTGGTCGAACCCGTTGAACGATTGGGAGAACGCCTGGCCTGGACTTGGGGGATTGTCAATCATCTCATGGGGGTCAAAAATAGCCCGGAATTGCGCGCCGCCCATGAAACCATGCAGCCCGAAGTGATTGAGTTTTATAACCGTCTTGGTCAAAGCCAGCCCCTCTACCAGGCCTACAAAGCTTTACGGGATAGCCGCGAGTGGTCAACCCTGGAACCGGCCCAAAAACGAATTATTACCGCCGCGATTCGCAGTGCTGAACACAGTGGGGTGGGCCTGGCAGGGGAAGCTAAAGAACGATTTAACCAAATTCAACTCCAACTGGCAGAACTGGGAACCCAATTTTCTAACCATGTTCTTGATGCCACCAAAGCCTTTCGCTTGAAATTAACGCAACCTGAAGAAGTCGCCGGATTGCCCCCCAGTTTACTGTCCTTAGCTGCCCAAACCGCCCGGGCCGATGGAGAAGAAGCGGCTACCCCGGACACAGGCCCTTGGCACATTAGTCTCGATTTCCCCAGTTTTGGCCCCTTCTTGCAACACAGTCAGCGGCGGGATTTACGGGAGCAGGTCTATCGGGCTTTCATTAGTCGGGCCGCTAGTGGTGAATGGGATAATAGCGAGATCATCGAAAAAATCCTCAAACTCCGGCAAGAAGAAGCGCAACTTTTGGGATTTAAAACCTATGCAGAATTAAGTCTCGATGGCAAAATGGCTCCCAGTGTGGCTGCGGTTGAAAGTCTTTTAGAAGAATTGCGCCAAGTCAGTTTTCCGGCCGCTGTCAAGGAAATGGAGGAATTGCAGGCCTTTGCCAGTGAACAAGGACAGAATGAGCCGTTACAGCATTGGGATATTGGCTATTGGGCCGAGCGGCAACGGGAAGCCAAGTTTGCCTTTAATGATGAAGAATTGCGTCCCTATTTTTCCCTGCCGCGGGTGTTGGATGGCTTGTTTGGCCTGGCCTCGCGGTTATTTGGTGTCACCATTACCGAAATTAAATCTGGTATTCCCGTCTGGCATCCTGATGTCCAATATTTCCAAATCAAAAACGAAACGGGGGCGGAAATTGCGGGCTTTTATCTGGATGCCTACAGTCGGCCGGCAGAAAAACGGGGCGGGGCCTGGATGGATGATTGTTTGGGCCGGGCTAAGGTGCGTGTCGGGACAGATTTCAAAACCCGCTTACCCGTAGCGTATCTAATCTGTAATCAAACCCCACCGATTGACGGCAAACCCAGCCTGATGACCTTTGGGGAAGTGGAAACCCTCTTCCATGAGTTTGGCCATGGCCTACAACATATGCTCACCCAAGTGGATTATCCCAGTGCGGCCGGAATTAATAATGTCGAGTGGGATGCGGTGGAATTACCCAGCCAGTTTATGGAAAATTGGTGCTATGACCAGGCCACATTATTCGGCATGGCCCGCCACTATGAAACCGGAGAAATCTTACCAGAACATTACTATCAAAAACTCTTAGCAGCCCGCACCTATCGCTCTGGGAGTGGGATGTTACGGCAGTTGTACTTCAGTTTGGTGGACTTAGAACTGCATCATCGCTATCAACCCAGTAGTTCTGAGAAAGCCAACGATATTCGGGATCGGATTGCCAAACTCACGACTGTCTTACCACCCTTACCGGAAGATGCCTTCTTATGCTCCTTTGGTCATATTTTTGCCGGGGGCTATGCGGCCGGGTACTACAGCTATAAGTGGGCCGAGGTCTTAAGTGCCGATGCCTTTGCTGCCTTTGAAGAGGTGGGCCTGGAAAATGAAGCGG